From the Planktothrix tepida PCC 9214 genome, one window contains:
- a CDS encoding DUF3825 domain-containing protein — MVNRNTRGRKLDEFAFFTDSSFKQKLSILAEKAEPEDWDYQYSDTGYGDIETLPSDNQDKQDKEFPILKNYLQYTFQRLDEENKVVYDTRDENKAEYACFNTGLISRTSAQPLIGLFHVNENYDRNPQSFKKWHLSGFFERTHISFTKIFREVPKVARYVNFEDVNDFANYVYNPDFEIEMPGDEYYEKHILAENLSRFPKDFQNIGERYMIAVFRDAIKELRELAGKSNRIALPQWRPKQRQLQILLPLNLESSQELSKASVAIPIQTQGNLYVVKTVLPIHKAYSNARLLSKFTNNWLQPTIFDNTNYGDDYDE, encoded by the coding sequence ATGGTTAACAGAAACACAAGAGGAAGAAAACTCGACGAATTTGCTTTTTTTACTGACTCATCGTTTAAGCAGAAGCTATCGATTTTAGCTGAAAAAGCAGAACCAGAAGATTGGGATTATCAATATAGTGATACTGGTTATGGTGACATAGAAACTTTACCCTCAGACAACCAAGACAAACAAGACAAAGAATTCCCCATATTAAAGAATTACTTGCAATATACATTTCAACGACTTGATGAGGAAAATAAAGTAGTTTACGATACACGGGATGAAAATAAAGCCGAGTATGCTTGCTTTAACACAGGTTTAATTTCACGAACATCTGCACAGCCTTTAATTGGATTATTTCACGTCAATGAAAACTATGATAGAAATCCTCAGTCATTTAAAAAATGGCACTTATCTGGTTTTTTTGAGCGAACACATATAAGCTTTACTAAAATCTTTAGAGAAGTTCCTAAAGTAGCAAGATATGTTAACTTTGAAGATGTGAATGATTTTGCCAATTATGTTTATAATCCAGATTTTGAAATTGAAATGCCAGGAGACGAATACTATGAAAAGCATATTTTAGCAGAGAACCTAAGTAGATTTCCTAAAGACTTTCAAAACATAGGAGAAAGGTATATGATTGCCGTATTTAGAGATGCTATTAAAGAGTTAAGAGAATTGGCCGGAAAAAGTAATAGAATAGCATTACCTCAATGGCGGCCTAAACAAAGACAACTACAGATTCTTTTACCACTTAATCTTGAATCTTCTCAGGAACTCAGTAAAGCTAGTGTCGCTATTCCCATTCAAACTCAAGGAAACTTATATGTAGTAAAAACTGTTTTACCAATACACAAGGCTTACAGTAATGCAAGACTCCTATCAAAATTCACAAATAATTGGTTACAACCTACCATTTTCGACAATACGAATTATGGGGACGATTATGATGAATAG
- a CDS encoding NB-ARC domain-containing protein, whose protein sequence is MEIQEALKWTDDLIFAKTGKHLDSLQRAILEGTWEFRGYKDIADNYHCSPDHVRKMASELWELLSDLFGEDVKKKNVRALVENRVFSYFNNGVQIGSNINVCSDLYNNPKTTKERSHSFNKESQPRHDLSEAPEYDNRLYNRTDELTTLKQWILTENSRIVTITGLSGIGKTTLARQLVEQIRDNFDCILWRTHRKFPTLNALKTNLIEFFSSTHKSENPSILNDLDSCYSILDDLRSHRCLIILDDFQDTLTPREFVGNYLPEYQDYGKLLTEIGRSPHNSCLLLLSWEQPIEIANLETENRYCKTLQLQGLGQAATQLLADRKLTDQQKWPELIQRYSGNPFWLNIIASTIKDLFNDRVEQFLSYKTLFLGDIEPLIKQHYQRLSESEQLLMLWLANQDKTVNILSQPTEFSSDTDFLRAIQSLKKRGLIQQVRNNKESYWSLEPAIKEYVKTQSSSHSKR, encoded by the coding sequence ATGGAGATTCAAGAAGCCTTGAAGTGGACGGATGATCTGATTTTTGCCAAGACAGGAAAGCATCTGGACTCACTGCAACGGGCTATTTTGGAGGGTACATGGGAATTTCGAGGATACAAGGATATCGCTGATAACTATCACTGTAGTCCTGATCATGTTAGGAAAATGGCATCAGAATTATGGGAACTTCTCTCTGATCTGTTTGGAGAAGATGTAAAAAAAAAGAATGTTCGAGCTCTTGTGGAAAATAGAGTATTTTCTTATTTTAATAATGGGGTGCAAATTGGTAGTAACATAAATGTCTGTAGCGATTTATATAATAATCCCAAAACCACAAAAGAACGATCACACTCCTTTAACAAAGAATCTCAACCCCGCCACGACCTCAGCGAAGCCCCAGAATACGATAATCGCCTCTATAATCGCACCGACGAACTCACTACCCTCAAACAATGGATACTCACAGAAAATAGCCGTATCGTTACTATTACCGGATTATCGGGTATCGGTAAAACAACCCTAGCGAGACAACTGGTAGAACAAATCAGAGATAACTTTGATTGCATCCTGTGGCGAACTCATCGCAAATTTCCGACTCTCAACGCCCTCAAAACCAACCTCATCGAGTTTTTCTCCTCAACTCACAAGAGCGAAAATCCATCCATTCTCAACGATTTAGATTCTTGCTATTCCATCCTAGACGATTTGCGATCGCACCGTTGCTTAATCATTCTCGACGACTTTCAAGACACCTTAACTCCCCGTGAATTCGTGGGAAATTATCTCCCAGAATATCAAGACTATGGTAAACTGTTAACGGAAATTGGCAGATCTCCCCATAATAGTTGTCTCCTGCTCCTCAGTTGGGAACAACCCATTGAAATCGCTAACCTAGAAACCGAAAACCGCTATTGTAAAACCCTACAACTCCAAGGTTTAGGTCAAGCCGCAACACAACTTCTAGCGGATAGAAAACTCACAGATCAGCAGAAATGGCCAGAACTGATTCAACGTTATAGCGGCAACCCCTTCTGGTTAAATATTATTGCTTCTACGATCAAAGATTTATTTAATGACCGTGTTGAGCAATTTTTATCCTATAAAACTCTATTTTTAGGAGATATAGAACCTTTAATAAAACAACATTATCAACGGTTATCCGAATCTGAACAACTTCTGATGTTGTGGTTAGCAAACCAAGATAAAACAGTTAATATTTTGAGTCAACCCACAGAATTTTCATCGGATACCGATTTTTTAAGAGCGATACAATCTTTGAAAAAACGGGGTTTAATTCAACAAGTCAGGAATAATAAAGAATCTTATTGGAGTCTTGAACCTGCGATTAAAGAATATGTAAAAACCCAATCTTCAAGTCATAGTAAACGTTAA
- a CDS encoding YajQ family cyclic di-GMP-binding protein: MASTYSFDVVSDFDRQELVNAVDQTEREIKSRYDLKDTKTTIELGETAIVINTDSEFTLDAIHTILQTKSAKRNLSLKIFDFGKVESASGNRVRQEIKLRKGLTSEVAKQITKLIKDEFKKIQASIQGDSVRVTAKSKDDLQLVIQRLKQEDYPAALQFTNYR, from the coding sequence ATGGCTTCTACTTATTCATTTGATGTTGTGAGTGATTTTGATCGTCAGGAATTAGTCAATGCGGTTGATCAAACAGAACGGGAAATTAAAAGCCGTTATGATTTGAAAGATACAAAAACCACTATAGAATTAGGGGAAACTGCTATTGTTATTAATACTGATAGTGAGTTTACCCTGGATGCTATTCATACGATTTTACAAACAAAATCTGCCAAACGGAATCTATCTTTAAAAATTTTTGATTTTGGCAAAGTAGAATCCGCTAGTGGGAATCGGGTGAGACAGGAAATTAAACTTAGGAAAGGGTTAACTTCAGAGGTCGCGAAACAAATTACGAAGTTAATTAAAGATGAGTTTAAGAAAATTCAAGCTTCGATTCAAGGGGATTCTGTTCGAGTAACGGCTAAATCTAAAGATGATTTACAATTGGTGATTCAACGCCTCAAACAAGAAGATTATCCGGCTGCTTTACAGTTTACTAACTATCGATAA
- a CDS encoding DNA recombination-mediator protein A encodes MNQAINLPKVDDFLEELAAIQQTGSKRIALLGSRHIPLTHQNLIEMMSYALVLEGNHLITSGSTGTNSAAIKGAMRADPNLLTVILPQSMKRQPRESRKQLEQVIHVVENPKGDDLSLAEASALCNQEIISRCQQLICFAYHESVTLLNTCEEAENQRKIVTLFYLD; translated from the coding sequence TTGAACCAAGCTATCAATCTGCCGAAAGTAGATGACTTTTTAGAAGAATTGGCAGCCATTCAACAAACTGGCTCCAAGCGCATTGCTTTGTTGGGTTCCCGTCATATTCCCCTAACCCATCAGAACCTAATCGAGATGATGAGTTATGCCTTAGTTTTAGAAGGCAATCATTTGATTACATCCGGTTCAACGGGGACGAACTCGGCAGCCATAAAAGGAGCAATGCGGGCTGACCCCAATTTGTTAACGGTGATTTTGCCGCAAAGCATGAAACGTCAGCCGAGAGAATCTCGAAAACAGCTAGAACAGGTCATCCATGTTGTGGAAAATCCCAAGGGGGATGATTTATCCTTAGCTGAAGCTAGTGCACTGTGTAACCAAGAAATTATTTCGCGGTGTCAACAGTTAATTTGCTTTGCCTATCATGAAAGTGTTACCCTCCTGAACACCTGTGAAGAAGCTGAGAATCAGCGCAAAATTGTGACGCTGTTCTATTTGGATTAA